In Passer domesticus isolate bPasDom1 chromosome 9, bPasDom1.hap1, whole genome shotgun sequence, a genomic segment contains:
- the LOC135307700 gene encoding uncharacterized protein LOC135307700 isoform X1: MQDTTEKISLEPSKQTRQVLKKMLQGGQEMKGEPAEKEAFPGGSSGSVPASVEGGEAMPGTGTGDEAASPSAWMNKVLKPLEPPADVSTGRTSPASPAPTLDAIRKPSSHHSVTPTGKVQDTTDKMSLEPSKQMRKELKEPLQTREEMDIVLQWKVAFLKGSTPSSVPAPAAGKQAKPDTGTGTADWEAGKDSPLAWRSEVVKPSEHSADISGATTAPTPTLDAAQKPRSHHRSPLTGETKDMAGKKFQDPLEIMWQMLKECLQRRQEMNGEPVQKEAFPGGSSGCMPASATGREAMPGTGTGDWNRDMGFQEVLMKDGLKFLEDAGGKFSFCPS, from the exons atgcaagacacaacagagaagatatccctggaaccatccaaacagacgaggcaagtgctgaagaaaatgctgcagggaggacaag aaatgaaaggagagcctgcggagaaagaagcatttcctggaggaagcagtggttccgtgccagcatCTGTTGAAGGaggggaggcgatgccaggcacaggcacaggag atgaggctgcttctccatcagcttggatgaataaagttttgaagcccttggagcctcctgcag atgtgtctacagggaggacttctccagcttctccagctcctactttggatgctatacgcaagcccagctcccatcacagtg ttactccaacagggaaagtccaagatacaacagataagatgtccctggaaccatccaaacagatgaggaaagagctgaaggaacccctgcagacaagagaag agatggacatagtgcttcagtggaaggtggcatttcttaaaggaagcactccatcttcggtgccggcccctgctgcaggaaagcaggcaaagccagacacgggcacaggcacagcag actgggaggctgggaaggattctccattagcctggcgctctgaagttgtgaagccctccgagcattctgcag atatATCTGGAGCAACGACtgcaccaactcctaccttggatgctgcacaaaagcccagatcccatcacagga gtcctctgacaggagagaccaaagacatggcaggcaagaaattccaggacccattagaaatcatgtggcaaatgctgaaggaatgtctgcagagaaggcaag aaatgaacggagagcctgtgcagaaggaagcatttcccggaggaagcagtggttgcatgccagcctctgctacaggaagggaggccatgccaggcacaggcacaggag actggaatcgtgacatgggttttcaggaagtcctgatgaaggatggtttgaagttcctggaggatgctggaggcaagttttcattctgcccttcctga
- the LOC135307700 gene encoding uncharacterized protein LOC135307700 isoform X2: MQDTTEKISLEPSKQTRQVLKKMLQGGQEMKGEPAEKEAFPGGSSGSVPASVEGGEAMPGTGTGDEAASPSAWMNKVLKPLEPPADVSTGRTSPASPAPTLDAIRKPSSHHSGKVQDTTDKMSLEPSKQMRKELKEPLQTREEMDIVLQWKVAFLKGSTPSSVPAPAAGKQAKPDTGTGTADWEAGKDSPLAWRSEVVKPSEHSADISGATTAPTPTLDAAQKPRSHHRSPLTGETKDMAGKKFQDPLEIMWQMLKECLQRRQEMNGEPVQKEAFPGGSSGCMPASATGREAMPGTGTGDWNRDMGFQEVLMKDGLKFLEDAGGKFSFCPS, from the exons atgcaagacacaacagagaagatatccctggaaccatccaaacagacgaggcaagtgctgaagaaaatgctgcagggaggacaag aaatgaaaggagagcctgcggagaaagaagcatttcctggaggaagcagtggttccgtgccagcatCTGTTGAAGGaggggaggcgatgccaggcacaggcacaggag atgaggctgcttctccatcagcttggatgaataaagttttgaagcccttggagcctcctgcag atgtgtctacagggaggacttctccagcttctccagctcctactttggatgctatacgcaagcccagctcccatcacagtg ggaaagtccaagatacaacagataagatgtccctggaaccatccaaacagatgaggaaagagctgaaggaacccctgcagacaagagaag agatggacatagtgcttcagtggaaggtggcatttcttaaaggaagcactccatcttcggtgccggcccctgctgcaggaaagcaggcaaagccagacacgggcacaggcacagcag actgggaggctgggaaggattctccattagcctggcgctctgaagttgtgaagccctccgagcattctgcag atatATCTGGAGCAACGACtgcaccaactcctaccttggatgctgcacaaaagcccagatcccatcacagga gtcctctgacaggagagaccaaagacatggcaggcaagaaattccaggacccattagaaatcatgtggcaaatgctgaaggaatgtctgcagagaaggcaag aaatgaacggagagcctgtgcagaaggaagcatttcccggaggaagcagtggttgcatgccagcctctgctacaggaagggaggccatgccaggcacaggcacaggag actggaatcgtgacatgggttttcaggaagtcctgatgaaggatggtttgaagttcctggaggatgctggaggcaagttttcattctgcccttcctga